cctcccgaatctcccgattagccactccgggcctggctGGGTTATGCTGCATAATTGTTTAGTAACTTTTAGGCATGCcgtttttattttaatctaaaatataaaaatgttgactTATTTCAATTGTTCGtggaaataattaaatgttttattttttctactaaagaagatgtattatttttatttattttatattttaattattattatatattacgtTTTTTATTTCGTTTATTAATGTACtcttctttaataaatgaaatagactaaaataatttataattagataaaatacataaaataaatgcgCTGTCTGGCCTATTTTACAAATCCCAGTCAGGTCATTATGTCCAATTAAGCTATgcgctagtaataataatactattatcgTTATCATCATgcttattataagtattatattaGTATCataatattgtgttatttgttttttttattattaatttcgttcttttcttattttacacacacacacacacacacacaattgaacATTGTATTGACCACTGGCATTTAGGTTTTAATTGTGGAACCATTTCATTAATGAAATTCAAATAGGAACAAAAATATAGGTggcaaacatttaataataataataataataataataataataataataataataataataataataatatctgaaaAACGTAGCTTATTTAATCTGATTTTCAGGAGTTTTCATACATCTAAGCATATACTTTTGGTTGTGTTGCGGGTGCTTCAAATTtgatttatatgttatatataaaacATCACAGTTTTACAGCTTTTTGTAAAATACCCTTATGCCATGTTGtgcctatttttgtttttaaattgttcTAAGCCTATTGgtgtttgatttttttaagtgattttttattttatcatatttcctTAGCTGTAGTATATAAACATCTGAAGCagtactaaaaaaaacaagaatctgAATGTTAACAGCTTGGATGTTAAACCAATGATCTGTCTTTGCAAATCAGTATTTGCCCATGTGGCCTGAGACTTTCTATCTGGGCATGTACATTACTAATGTTCGTAGTGCAGAACAGATGTCATAATATCCTAAAAGAATCATGAAATTTACATTACAACTCTTTACCATAAAATACGTTTTACACGGAATGTGGCTTAATCCAATATCTTACCTGAATTATTGCCATAAAGCAAAACTGCACCAGAGCTTTGTCCAAGAAATCCCCGCTGAACAGTCCTTCATCCTTAAGTTCCCCGAACAGTTGGATCCAGTGCTCTACGCCCGCCTTCCGCATCTGTCCCCACCAGCTCTCAATTCGTTGGTTTGCTGTGCTTGTTCCTGTGATGTAGCTTGCATTACCAGCTCTGTCATCCTCATTGTTTCGCCGCAGATACATCTGGATATCCTTTATTGTCACGTTCTCTGTGCCCATATCCGCGCGTACAAGCCGCGGGCAACCTCCAAAACGCTCTATTGCCTCCACAAAAAATCCTCCAATAACTTTGGAGTTGCTGTTGGTATAGGATGCCTTCAACCAAATAATCCTTCGAGAGAATCCATCGATACATCCATTAATGCATATCCCATATGGTTTGAGTTTGTCGTATGAATCAACATGCCATATGAAATTAGGACCCTCAGAGAAATACAGTCTTCGACTAAGACGACGTCTTTGGCGAGCTTGAGAGCTTACGGGGTCGAGAAGAGCCAAAAGAATCCTCACATCTTCTTTCCTGACCCGTATGCCTCTTCTGACACACTTAGTGTACATCCACCGGTACCCATGCATTCTACCAGAACCTTGCAGTTGATCAATTATAAAATCAATGACCTCTTCTATATTGTCATACCGCCGTCGATAGAGATCACTGACCCGAAGAAACCGCTTCAGCTGCCGTTTGCTGATTGAGATGCCTTGCTGTGCAAGCGAAGATACAATGTCATAATAAGGCATATTCAAGTCAAAATAAAATCGAATAAGCGAATCTCTGTCCATTATAACAAAACAGACCACATTCAGGGGTCAGTTAGCCGTCTTGTGTGCAGGAGGAAAGCAtgtctggaaagtttttttttcaaaatgtgcaTTCAAACCGTTTGCTCGAATTAAaataaaacgtgagcacgaatagcaaaacgtgagcacgatttagagaaaacgtgagcacgaatagcaaatcgtgagcacgatttaaagaaaacgtgagcacgaatagcaaaacgtgagcacgatttacagaaaacgtgagcacgaatagcaaatcgtgagcacgatttaattatttttttttatccacggcccctccgggGCTCCGTAAGAAACTGTTCATAGGTGCCATTCTCTACCACtggccagatagcagtagcccaatccaaagccttgccggtgttgtgccgaaatccgactccccgcagaatccgactccccttcgcgGGCGCGCGCATGACGTTAACTTGTTGGCGCAACTAAGAGACTCGCGATTTTGGTCACTTCTGTGTGTTAATTACGCTTTATCTTTCATTTTCCTTCACATCAAACAGCACAGTGTAATCAAAAGCCAAACGAGGACTCTCATTGTGATTAGTTTGGGTAAACCAGGTCAGTTTAATATAAGGAATACACAATGTTTCTCGCAGCATGCTTTTTAGTCATAAAGATGAGTTttacatattaaacactgttttaagtcacAACTGTGAAGTGAAAACACAGCCGACGGTGTGTCATTGCACTATACGCAgactttttttattctagttcACACTTTACTGCATAACAAAGTCGCCTGAACCTAAAAATGATAGTAGCAGATTTATGTAAATAGATTTGTTTTGAAATGCTAGTAGCTTTCACATTCACTAGGATAACTTGTTAAAATGATGTTCATCTTTTGCATTAACATATGAATGATTCACTTTTGGTGTCTTATCTTTCCTTGTATAGTAAACAATACATACCAAAGGCTTTATTGGGggttgtataattttggcagtagagtatgtcctgtgatggattttacTCTTCAACAgaggggcttcaaatggggggagtataattttggcagcattatttttatgcctgccgaaatcatactccccctatgatctcagcactgcaaggtctcaatgtcctgtaatttattttacatacatgtcctggtgtgtagagtatgtcctgtgatgcatttcactctatctttaacaggggggcttccaatggggggagtataattttggcagcatcatttttatgcctgccgaaatcatactccccctatgatctcagcagtgcaaggtctgaaggtcatgtaatttattttacatacatgtcctggtgtggagagtatgtcctgtgatggatttcactctatctttaacaggggggcttccaatggggggagtataattttggcagcattatttttatgcctgccgaaatcatactccccctatgatctcagcactgcaaggtctcaatgtcctgtaatttattttacatacatgtcctggtatggagagtatgtcctgtgatggatttcactctatctttaactgggggcttcttaagggggggagtataattttggcagcatcatttttatgcctgccgaaatcatactccccctatgatctcagcactgcaaggtctcaatgtcctgtaatttattttacatacatgtcctggtgtgtagagtatgtcctgtgatgcatttcactctatctttaacaggggggcttccaatggggggagtataattttggcagcattatttttatgcctgccgaaatcatactccccctatgatctcagcaatttagggtctcaatgtcctgtaatttattttacatacatgtcctggtgtgtagagtatgtcctgtgatgcatttcactctatctttaacaggggggcttccaatggggggagtataattctggcagcattatttttatgcctgccgaaatcatactccccctatgatctcagcaatgcagggtctcaatgtcctgtaatttattttacatacatgtcctggtatggagagtatgtcctgtgatggatttcactctatctttaacggggggcttcttaagggggggagtataattttggcaacatcatttttatgcctgccgaaatcatactccccctatgatctcagcactgcaaggtctgaaggtcatgtaatttattttacatacatgtcctggtgtgtagagtatgtcctgtatgtcctgtgatgtattTTACTCCTGTGATGTATTTTTGTCCtgtgatctcagcactgcagggttCTAAATGAACTATAATCATGCTCAAATAACCATTAGACAAGAGGGCAGTACAGAGACAGAAAATAGCACaagaaaaagattttatttacatatttatctaAAATTGGAACACCACAAATACAAAAAGGgtcaaatgcaaataaaacataaatatctcTGAATAGAAACtaaaatattataacaataaTTTAACTAGTTCAAATTGCTACTTAAATATGTACATTATTTACACTATATTGCAACTAATTTCAGGTTGATTTACATCTTTTCTTCAACTTGTCATTTTAATCTGTCCTACACGCATCACAGATGTAGTCCGTGTCCCCGGCAGGCTTTTTAACACAGCTGTAATGAAACCACCGTGGGCAAAGCTCACAGCCAATCTAAAATTTTGAATACAGACATATGTATTAGCATTGTTGGTATTAGCATTGTGACTACCTTATATCAGAATAATGTGTCACATGTAAACTGAGTTTGATTGTAAAGAAAGTATTTAAGAACTTTTACCCAGTCAGTGTCTTCTTGGGCATTTTGCATTTCTCCACAGAAATGGCACAGCTCAGTCAGGGCAtcttataaaacattattaaacacagACATTATTGTTGTTGAACAAAAGAGGTGTGTAGTCAATTTTAGAATAACTGTAGACTTAACATTTTAATGGTAGTTTCAATTATTACTACTTGCTACTAGTTTGAACTAGTTGCAATAGAAGTACACTTACCAGTTCTTTGAAGGAGCACAATAGCTATTTCCTTTCTTAGGTCCTCCACATCCTTGACATTTGTGGAAAAGGAAATAGGCTTGTCCTTCAGGATGCATTCGGCAAACTGTAAAAACATAAGTAATGCATTTTTTCCAATGTAATCTAATAGATAGAGTGACAACAATAAACCGTGTATAAATACAACTTAAAAttgccataaaacattttttgtaatacAAGTGTACTTAATGATATTTTTCTACTTTGTTCATTTAACTATTACTTAGAACCAGTGGTGCAAATTGATCTAAATAGTGGGAGGGTTAAAAATGTAGCTGCACACAGCACAATATTCAAACCTACACATTAAATTGAGTACACACTCTTATGTTCTACAGCTTTATgtctttaaatacatatttatacacaaAAACAAAGCACCAGGAAAGTAATTCCCAGCAAAAATGGAAATATTATATGCATTTAGTATataggtgattttttttgttgcctaTAAAAATACGGCTTTTGCTTTCCATTGATTCGCTAAAAGTCTGATAACTGCAAAACTCTGATCTGCATGAGACCCCAATAATGATGAAGGATGAAGTAAGGACTGTTAATTAAAGTAATTCAACACACTGTAATAATAGTctataaaaaagtttaaatgatGGAAATTGTTGCATAAAAGATAAGTGGTTCTTTATTTGTTGTCATTAATAGCTATAACTACACATCAGAACAGTATATTTTGTCTTAAATTATTCAGTGAAATTGACAGCCATATAAGAGGGATTGATGGAAGGATGCATCCACAACCAAATGACCGAAAACCATGAGATTGAAATTAATGGATATCTCAGTGCTTCTCTTAGCTGTGTACTTCGTTTGTCACCCTACAACACCTAAAattatcttgtttatttaaaaaagtggaaAGGATAGGTACCCCATCCCTTTCTGAATTTACAACAGTGCTGAGAATACCAGGTATTGCTCTTGACCTATCCAGTATAGTAATACTTACTTTCAGCACAAAGGGCCCACAGGAGCTGCTGTCCTTCTGGTGTGGATGTGGGACTGTGTTGCATGCCCACCTTGAAACATTCAGCCCTCTCTGTCTCATGAAAGATCtgaaataatagaaattacaacACTGATAAGTAGAGAAACCAAATGTATTCCCTTTTCTCATACAGAAATCTAGACCTACCTTGTAACCTCCTGACACCTTTTGAGGTTGTTTCTACTTTCTCCTAAAGGATCTAAGTAGAGAACCCTCTTCTCCGAAGGGATCACAACCTTGAACATATAatacattaaatgttttcaaatttaaaaaatgcacttacttacttaattactGGTAGCATTCTATTAATGgtcaaaaatgtataaatttaaTAGTTAAATTGAACCAATAAATACTCTATGGCCATTAGAAAGTAATATTAGACATTGTACATTTAGTGCTTTAGAAACTGTTACCATCAGTGTCCAGTGGTGGTTCTGGTTGATAATTCCAATGATATATTTGTACATCAACGGATCCAACTAAAAGTGAAACATAGTTATTGATTATCCAAAATTGTATTAACCCATTAAATATAAAGTCACTTCATTATTACATAcaacaaaatacaacaaaaaagtaaTCCACTAACTTTCACTTTTGCCCGCTTGCGATTCCAGATGTTTGCCATTTCAAATGTATCTATCGCCACAACTTTGTCAGGGGACTGCCTATTATAATCTTCAACAATGAGGCGCATGTAGGCATTCATGACctgatggaaaaaataaaaaagacgcaTAATTTGTTGCCTAAAGACACAAATAAGGAGGTTCGGTTGCAATGGTATTAATGTAACAGCCACAATGACAATTCAGAGCTTCTCTATGGAAATTGTTTACAACATAACTATCTTTGACAGCTGTGGACTAGTTGCAGTTCTTTAAATCTGCCCCATTTGCTGATTCACATAgactaatacattaataaaatactaaataacatgaaatgctgttatttttaatttattttaattatttaatggtaATGGCTACATAATCAATTTAGTAATGGTTATACTGTCAAATACAATGAAGTGACAAATTCTTattataaaaagaaacaaataccTATATAGTCTGCAATTTGAGGTGTCAATGTGGATCAATATTTTACCTCACTTTCAAACTCCATATTAGGAGCAGTCCGACGTATGTCAGCAAAGAAGATTTTGTATGGTCCTATTTTTGCTAGCAGTACATACACATCTTTGCCTTGCCATGCTTCTCTCAGACCTgtgaaaattaaagtaaatagattaaaacaaattaataaataattttctttatagtaaataaaacattaaatgaaattaaatgaaaaacacAATAAGGATATAGAATATTTGTTATACATATCAAacctatgttttttatttttgttttagcaaAGCAAAACGTACATTGATCTTTATCAATGATGTATTCTGACGCTGATGTGCTAACATCATCTGCTGAGAGGGCAGCTGCTTTCATAGGTGCCAGGGAGacagcaggggtttcggaggatgatgtgagagcagacACATTAGGGCTTACAATGACTGTAGAGACCGTAGGTTTTACAGCGACTGGAGACACAGTAGGGCTTACAATGACTGTAGAGACCGTAGGTTTTACAGCGACTGGAGACACAGTAGGGCTTACAATGACTGTAAAGACTCTGGGAGTTGTAGAGTGTGTGGGTCCTGTAGGGGCTAAAATGGCAGGTGCTTCTGTGGAGGTTGATTTTTCATTGCTCCCTGACATGTTCTGCAGCTTGTGGGGTATGCGTGGAGTCTCTTCACGATGATGCCGCAAATGGTCGATATTAATTTTTGGTATGATAATACCTCTGTCATCCTCAAGATCAGCACTTTTTCCCTCAACTGATGTGATTTTGTATGGACCCAAGTAGTTTGGCTCCAGCTTGCCTCCTTTCCTTTGCTGGCTTCTGACATTGAGCCTCCACACCCTGTCCCCCACACTGAATTTAGGAAGTGGTGACTTTTGCTTgcctttcttaattttttcttgAGTTTTTTCAATGTTTGCCTTTGCTTGGGTGAGAATGTCATTCAGCCTTAATGCAGACTCTGTGACTTCTTCACATGCCACCATTTCCTCAACTGTGCTGTCAATctgaaaaatagttttaaatgaaggaacagtttaaaaaaaagtaaaactttaatatgtattcgtttttttttttttttatatatttaacattgaTGGCAAAAATGTCATGTCCATACCTTGTACTGCTCAGGGACCTCTGAAGGGTAGCGGGCCTCTCTCCCAAACATAAGAAAGTAAGGAGAGTATTTTGTGGTCATCTGCTTCTTTGTTCTAAGCCCAAACATTACGGCATCAAGGTGCTTGTCCCATTCTTTTGGCTTTTTGCTAACCAGCTTGGAAAGGgctctaataataacaataaaaaaaggattaaatTTTGTTTGTACGTATTCTGTGTTATATGGGGAAAAATAGTGTAAGAGTTAACAGAAGAACTGCAACAACACAAAATCTACAGTGATTACAAACTGCCTAACTTGgtgccattaaaaaaataatcattatcaGTGAAGTTAAAAAAATACTATCATACCTCTGTATTACTCCATTCATTCTTTCCACCAAACCATTGGTCTGTGGATGATAGGGTGCACAGAGGCTCCTTTTGATGTCCAGAACTTCACAGACATGTTTGTTGAGCTGAAAATCAAAAGGATATAAGTCATGAATATGGTGTACCAAATAAACTGCCTAGAGTGAatgctttttttgtcattgtgCATTTTTGTGTGTTCTGCTCTGTTTAATCAAGGGATACATGGACATCATTTATGTTTCAACACAAGTAAAAACTGTTGTTGCTTTCCTGCATGTGCCGTGCCGCAATGCAGGAAATTTCTGGACCTTTACACATGAGAAGACTGAAAATATGTGATCAGTCAGTAAGCTATTTACCCTTTCTGAATCAGGCTGTGTGAATGAGCCTCATGGGGAAGCAGACTCCTCTCCCCAGCTCATCGCTCCAGCAAACAGCTTTACCAGCACAGGTGACTGGTGACATTTATATCGTAAATATAATCTGATCTGTGACTCTAAACCCAGAATTTGTTATGGTCAGTAAGAGGAAATCACATTAACGTGACTGAGCTGATATGTCGACTTCATTTATAAacagtatgtatatgtattcaaacacacaaaataataattattaacacaccaataataaggatttattttacatattttacgcACATTTTTAAGGGACAATTTTTCTGTCCATAAAAACATTTCTCGTGGCCTGTATGttactttatttctatttgttgccACTTAAACTTACAATATcataattttgcacttttttgttaacaaagaatttgtttaaatatctgtttaatatttagtgcaattttCTCAACGGAACCTGACAGTCCACTTACATGTGTTGTATTTctattatgtttaatttatttatgatattaaaatatttttatattggaagctTAATGTGTGaatgttcatttcattttatatttgtgTAATTGTACTTTTATGCTACTATATTATTAATTTGGTACATTGTCTTAATGCTCCCTGGTGCTGTGAAATACAATATTATCggttatcgcaataatttctgggacaatatatcaactGGAAGTTTTGTTATCGTGATCGCCCTAGTATAATAGGAATACAGACAGTTTTTAGGTAACTATTGTAGTATTCGAAAATATAAACATAGTGAACACTTACCTCGTttacaaactccttcccctggtCAGTCAGCACTCTTTTGGGTGTCTCGAATTGGTGCACAAATTTCAGCAAGCAGTCAGTGACTTCTTTagcagatttgttttttattgggtACGCTTGTGGCCATTTGGTGACATAATCAACTATGACACAGATATACTGGTTGCCACTGTCTGTCAGTGTAAGTTTGCCAATAAGATCCATCCCAATTAGTTCAAATGGCTGCTTTACCTTAAAGAAATAAGACAGGAAAACAAATTGTCGCATTTGTGATGATGACAACATAATcataaattttattatattattcttaTCAATCTGACCATATCTAAacactgtttctttttatttaacattatatctGCTGATCTTATTTCAAATATCacaattttttcagtgtaaagcATGCTGCATTTTATTCCATATATGAATGTGCTAAACacgtaaatacatttttttttttataatttatccgTGTCTAATttatattgttgtgatttatgAAAGTttctaaaactgtaaaacatctGTATTTAATGTTGTTActattaaaacaaatacattacatGACATTCGAACAGGACATAGGTTTCAATCCTGTCTGAAATAGGCCAGTggcactgcagtttttttttttcaagcaaggagagcacaccAAATTTAATCAATCAGCC
This genomic interval from Astyanax mexicanus isolate ESR-SI-001 chromosome 1, AstMex3_surface, whole genome shotgun sequence contains the following:
- the LOC125801148 gene encoding uncharacterized protein LOC125801148 encodes the protein MDRDSLIRFYFDLNMPYYDIVSSLAQQGISISKRQLKRFLRVSDLYRRRYDNIEEVIDFIIDQLQGSGRMHGYRWMYTKCVRRGIRVRKEDVRILLALLDPVSSQARQRRRLSRRLYFSEGPNFIWHVDSYDKLKPYGICINGCIDGFSRRIIWLKASYTNSNSKVIGGFFVEAIERFGGCPRLVRADMGTENVTIKDIQMYLRRNNEDDRAGNASYITGTSTANQRIESWWGQMRKAGVEHWIQLFGELKDEGLFSGDFLDKALVQFCFMAIIQEELDQISDVWNAHRIRPSRNTNVPSGIPNVMHLAPHLWNTEDLLVPVCEDELVTCKECCQFLTSVTCDGDVFDLCSLFLEDSRLAFPVTESQALDLYLSLKDWVHAQLQDP